Below is a genomic region from Kiritimatiellia bacterium.
CGCCTGACCCTTACCCCGATGGCCGCCAGTTTGCCCCCCTCCGTCCAGGCGCCGGTCATGCCCGTGCGCCGCCAGGCCCGCACTCCGAAAAGCTCAGCCGTGCGGATGGCCACCTCTTCAAGGGCGCCGAGATAACCGCGCACACCCCCCGCCCCATCCGCCGCAGCCGCCCCCCCCGCCCCCAGCTTGATAATGGGATACATGACAAGTTGGCCGGGTCCGTGAAAAGTTACCGCGCCGCCGCGCGATGATTTTGCAATTTCAATCCCTTTCGCCCTTAATGCCCTTTCCGAAAGCAGAATCTGCTCCGGCCTGGAGCGGACCCCGCAGGTAATAACCGGAGTATGCTCAAGAAAAAGCACCGTGTCCGGAACCAGGTCTCTGATCCGCGCCGCCAACATTTCCTCCTGAAGCGCTAGGGCGTCATGGTAGGATAACGCCTGATCAAAATATATGACGCGCGTTTTCATAAATCCTCCCCGGCCGATAACTGCCGTGAGATCCAATCCAAAAAAAACTTTTATTCAAGCACGAAAGAGATTACTATCTTTCCGGCTAAATAAAAAAAGAAAAGAGAAATAAAAAAATGAAAACAATGAAGGCGATCGTAAAAAAGAAGCCCGAGCCGGGGCTCTGGCTGGAGGAAGTCCCCGTCCCGGAACCCGGCATCAATGACGTTCTCATAAAAATCATGAAGACCGCCATCTGCGGAACCGATGTCCACATTTACAACTGGGACGCCTGGTCGCAGAAAACAATCCCCGCGCCCATGGTCATCGGCCATGAATTTGTCGGCCGCGTGGAACGGACGGGATCCAACGTTACGGATTTTCACCCCGGCGATATTGTCAGCGGGGAGGGGCATATTGTCTGCGGCCGCTGCCGGAACTGCCTGGCCGGCCGGCGCCATCTCTGCATGAACACGAGCGGCGTGGGCGTCAACCGGACCGGCGCCTACGCGGAATACCTTTGCATCCCGGTAACCAACGTCTGGTACGCCGACCCGAAAATACCGCTGGATATTCTCTCCATCTTTGACCCCCTCGGCAATGCCGCGCACACGGCGCTTTCCTTTAACGTCCTCGGCGAGGACGTGCTCATAACCGGGGCGGGCCCCATCGGCATCATGGCCGCGGCCATCGCCAAACACGCCGGGGCGCGTTACGTGGTCATTACCGACGTCAATCCCTACCGCCTTGAACTCGCGCGGAAAATGGGGGCCACTCTGGCCGTGGACGTGCGCTCCGAAAATTTAAAAAACGCGCAGAAAACACTGGGCATGAAAGAGGGGTTTGACGTCGGCCTGGAAATGTCGGGCAATCCCGCGGGCCTGCGCGATATGCTCGCCAACATGTGCCACGGCGGAAAAATCGCCCTGCTGGGCATCCTGCCGCCGGAAACGGCCATTGACTGGAACACGGTCATCTTCAACGGGCTCTTCATCAAAGGCATCTACGGCCGCGAAATGTACGAAACCTGGTACAAAATGACCTCCATGATCCAGACCGGACTGGACGTCGCGCCGGTTATCACCCATCGTTTTCATTATACCGAATTTGAAAAGGCGTTTCAAATAATGCGCTCCGGCAATTCCGGCAAGATCGTTCTGGACTGGACGGCGTGAGGACGCAAATCAGGGATAAAACCATGTACGGAAAAATGCAAGAACACCTGGCCGGCCAGATTGACCGGATAAAACAAAACGGACTGTTCAAGTCCGAGCGGGTCATCACGGGGCCGCAAAGCCGCCAAATAAAAGTGCGGGGCGGGCGCGAAGCGCTCAACCTGTGCGCCAACAATTATCTCGGGCTGGCCTCCCACCCCGCAATTATCGCCGCGGCGGAAGAAGGCCTGAAACGCTGGGGATACGGACTTGCTTCCGTGCGTTTCATCTGCGGAACCCAGGCGGTCCACAAAGAACTGGAAGAGAAGATCAGCCGCTTCCTGGGCACGGAGGACACCCTTCTTTATTCGTCCTGCTTTGACGCCAACGGCGGACTTTTTGAAACCCTGCTTTCCGAGGAGGACGCCGTCATCAGCGATGAATTGAACCACGCCAGCATCATTGACGGCATCCGCCTCTGCAAGGCGCAGCGTTTCCGTTATAAGACCTCAGATATGAACGCGCTGGAAGCCCGGCTCAAGGAAGCGGATAAGGCCCGCTTCCGTTTAATCGCCACCGACGGCGTATTTTCCATGGATGGCGCCATCGCCAGGCTGGATGAAATCTGCGGCCTGGCCGAAAAACACGGCGCCCTCGTCATTATTGACGATTCCCACGCCGTCGGTGTTATCGGGGAAAAAGGCCGCGGCACGCACGAATACCGCGGCGTGATGGACCGGGTTGACATCATCACCGGCACTCTGGGCAAGGCCCTCGGCGGAGCCAGCGGCGGTTACACCAGCGGCCGAAAAGAAATCATTGATTTCCTGCGCCAGCGTTCGCGGCCCTATCTCTTCTCAAACACGCTCGCGCCCATGGTGGCCGCGGCCTCAATCAAGGCCCTTGAACTTATTTCCGCCTCAAACGACCTGCGCGACCGCCTGATGCAAAACACCCGACATTTCCGCGCGGGTATGACGACGCTGGGATTTAATATCAAGCCCGGCGAACACCCGATCGTGCCGATCATGATCGGGGACGCCGAAAAAGCCCAGAAAACGGCGGCCCGACTTCTTGAAAAAGGGGTTTATGTGATCGGCTTCTTTTATCCGGTCGTTCCGCAGGGCGCGGCCAGAAT
It encodes:
- the lipB gene encoding lipoyl(octanoyl) transferase LipB; the encoded protein is MKTRVIYFDQALSYHDALALQEEMLAARIRDLVPDTVLFLEHTPVITCGVRSRPEQILLSERALRAKGIEIAKSSRGGAVTFHGPGQLVMYPIIKLGAGGAAAADGAGGVRGYLGALEEVAIRTAELFGVRAWRRTGMTGAWTEGGKLAAIGVRVRR
- the tdh gene encoding L-threonine 3-dehydrogenase encodes the protein MKAIVKKKPEPGLWLEEVPVPEPGINDVLIKIMKTAICGTDVHIYNWDAWSQKTIPAPMVIGHEFVGRVERTGSNVTDFHPGDIVSGEGHIVCGRCRNCLAGRRHLCMNTSGVGVNRTGAYAEYLCIPVTNVWYADPKIPLDILSIFDPLGNAAHTALSFNVLGEDVLITGAGPIGIMAAAIAKHAGARYVVITDVNPYRLELARKMGATLAVDVRSENLKNAQKTLGMKEGFDVGLEMSGNPAGLRDMLANMCHGGKIALLGILPPETAIDWNTVIFNGLFIKGIYGREMYETWYKMTSMIQTGLDVAPVITHRFHYTEFEKAFQIMRSGNSGKIVLDWTA
- the kbl gene encoding glycine C-acetyltransferase; this encodes MYGKMQEHLAGQIDRIKQNGLFKSERVITGPQSRQIKVRGGREALNLCANNYLGLASHPAIIAAAEEGLKRWGYGLASVRFICGTQAVHKELEEKISRFLGTEDTLLYSSCFDANGGLFETLLSEEDAVISDELNHASIIDGIRLCKAQRFRYKTSDMNALEARLKEADKARFRLIATDGVFSMDGAIARLDEICGLAEKHGALVIIDDSHAVGVIGEKGRGTHEYRGVMDRVDIITGTLGKALGGASGGYTSGRKEIIDFLRQRSRPYLFSNTLAPMVAAASIKALELISASNDLRDRLMQNTRHFRAGMTTLGFNIKPGEHPIVPIMIGDAEKAQKTAARLLEKGVYVIGFFYPVVPQGAARIRVQLSAAHTIADLDFAIRMFAETKSELGL